A genomic window from Lycium barbarum isolate Lr01 chromosome 4, ASM1917538v2, whole genome shotgun sequence includes:
- the LOC132635129 gene encoding uncharacterized protein LOC132635129, which yields MNGLVTDENQRRVGRKQNGSSWKCAYGYSQHRRCKSASDKNVALSKGGDRQSVKKELNEPPVLPPSTRSCKASPLHEFPKTISKEANPEPRASLEKDIEQLQMRLQQEKSMRMVLERAMGRASSTLSPGHRHFSAQTKELIAEIEILEEEVANREQHVLSLYKSVFEECVSRPSSEQSSVMNSPAHNKVESRKHPSIISSVFCSSKKFPLRTFQALAAINDLGKRNLSQSKSIHGSFYNSKANAHVQKSCSENAKEQRQVTSMEKSPLAQTLKDHLYQCPSKLSEEMVRCMAAVYCWLRIREPTSTEQKRSPLSSRSSTNVIIPQHDIKEERDWFCKSTIEISWIATDKNNFSRASYAISNYRVLVEQLEKVNLSQMETDAKMAFWINLYNSLVMHAYLVYGIPQNSLRRLALFHKAAYNVGGQVISANAIEQSIFGLHTPRIGRWLETILSTALWKRSGEERQLISSKFSLQQFQPLVCFALCTGAVSDPMLKVYTGSNILEELEAAKKEFLQANIVVKKSKRVFLPKVLERYAKEASIPSDDLLNWVMENVENKLRDSIQKCVDRRTNKKASQIIGWLSYSSRFQYVISKDFTEKPWWA from the exons ATGAATGGTTTAGTAACAGATGAAAATCAGAGAAGAGTTGGGAGGAAACAAAATGGCAGTTCTTGGAAATGTGCATATGGTTATTCCCAGCACAGGCGCTGTAAAAG TGCTTCCGACAAAAACGTTGCTCTATCAAAAGGCGGAGACAGGCAATCCGTAAAAAAAGAGTTGAATGAACCACCT GTATTGCCACCTTCAACGAGGAGTTGTAAAGCAAGCCCATTACATGAATTCCCCAAAACTATTAGCAAAGAAGCAAATCCAGAACCCAGAGCCTCCTTGGAAAAAGAT ATCGAGCAGTTACAAATGCGTTTGCAGCAAGAAAAATCGATGCGCATGGTTCTTGAGAGGGCAATGGGACGAGCTTCAAGCACCTTGTCTCCTGGACACAGGCATTTTTCTGCTCAG ACAAAAGAGTTGATAGCTGAGATTGAAATACTTGAAGAAGAGGTTGCGAACCGTGAACAGCATGTCCTTTCTCTGTACAAGAGTGTTTTTGAAGAATGCGTTAGCCGACCTTCTTCTGAGCAAAGTTCGGTAATGAATTCTCCAGCACATAATAAAGTTGAGTCAAGAAAACACCCAAGTATAATATCAAGTGTCTTTTGCTCGTCCAAAAAGTTTCCTTTGCGGACTTTTCAAGCTCTTGCTGCCATAAATGACTTGGGAAAAAGAAACTTGTCGCAGTCGAAATCAATACATGGTTCATTTTATAATAGTAAAGCTAATGCGCATGTTCAGAAAAGTTGTTCAGAAAATGCTAAG GAGCAAAGGCAGGTAACGTCAATGGAAAAATCTCCTCTGGCACAAACTCTTAAAGATCATCTCTACCAGTGCCCCAGTAAGTTGTCTGAGGAAATGGTAAGGTGCATGGCTGCAGTATATTGTTGGCTCCGTATTAGAGAACCGACAAGCACAGAACAAAAGCGGTCACCTTTGTCATCAAGGTCATCCACTAATGTCATAATTCCACAACATGATATTAAGGAGGAGAGAGATTGGTTTTGCAAATCAACAATTGAAATATCTTGGATAGCAACTGACAAGAATAACTTCTCTCGTGCATCTTATGCCATCAGCAACTACAG AGTTTTGGTGGAGCAATTGGAAAAAGTGAATCTCAGTCAGATGGAAACCGATGCCAAAATGGCATTTTGGATCAACTTGTACAATTCCTTAGTTATGCAT GCATATCTGGTATATGGGATACCACAGAACTCCCTTAGAAGGTTGGCATTGTTTCACAAG GCTGCTTATAATGTTGGTGGCCAGGTCATAAGTGCAAATGCCATTGAACAGTCAATTTTTGGCTTGCATACGCCTCGGATAGGACGG TGGTTGGAGACCATTCTGTCAACTGCTTTATGGAAAAGATCGGGTGAAGAAAGGCAACTCATCAGTTCAAAATTTTCCCTTCAACAGTTCCAGCCCCTTGTCTGCTTTGCTCTTTGCACTGGCGCTGTTTCCGATCCCATG CTGAAAGTGTACACGGGCTCAAATATTCTAGAGGAACTAGAAGCAGCAAAGAAAGAGTTCCTACAGGCTAATATCGTTGTAAAGAAGTCGAAAAGAGTATTCCTGCCTAAGGTTCTTGAAAGATATGCGAAAGAAGCTAGTATTCCATCGGACGATCTTCTTAATTGGGTCATGGAAAACGTCGAAAATAAGCTTCGTGATTCCATACAGAAATGTGTCGACAGAAGAACAAATAAAAAGGCATCTCAGATAATTGGATGGCTATCTTACTCTTCAAGATTCCAATATGTAATTTCAAAAGATTTTACGGAGAAGCCATGGTGGGCATAG